A single Triticum dicoccoides isolate Atlit2015 ecotype Zavitan chromosome 2A, WEW_v2.0, whole genome shotgun sequence DNA region contains:
- the LOC119356930 gene encoding chalcone synthase 2-like, producing the protein MAATMTVEEVRKAQRAEGPATVLAIGTATPANCVYQADYPDYYFKITKSDHMADLKEKFKRMCDKSQIRKRYMHLTEEILQENPNMCAYMAPSLDARQDIVVVEVPKLGKAAAQKAIKEWGQPRSKITHLVFCTTSGVDMPGADYQLTKMLGLRPSVKRLMMYQQGCFAGGTVLRLAKDLAENNRGARVLVVCSEITAVTFRGPHESHLDSLVGQALFGDGAAAVIIGADPDVSVERPLFQLVSASQTILPDSEGAIDGHLREVGLTFHLLKDVPGLISKNIERALEEAFKPLGIDDWNSVFWIAHPGGPAILDMVEAKVNLHKERMRATRHVLSEYGNMSSACVLFIMDEMRKRSAEDGHATTGEGMDWGVLFGFGPGLTVETVVLHSVPITAGATA; encoded by the exons ATGGCGGCCACCATGACCGTGGAGGAGGTGAGGAAGGCGCAGCGGGCGGAGGGGCCGGCCACCGTGCTCGCCATCGGCACGGCGACGCCCGCGAACTGCGTGTACCAGGCCGACTACCCGGACTACTACTTCAAGATCACCAAGAGCGACCACATGGCCGACCTCAAGGAGAAGTTCAAGAGGATGT GTGACAAGTCGCAGATCAGGAAGAGATATATGCACCTAACGGAGGAGATCCTTCAGGAGAACCCCAACATGTGCGCCTACATGGCGCCCTCCCTGGACGCGCGCCAGGACATCGTCGTCGTCGAGGTCCCCAAGCTCGGCAAGGCGGCCGCACAGAAGGCCATCAAGGAGTGGGGCCAGCCGCGCTCCAAGATCACCCACCTCGTCTTCTGCACCACCTCTGGCGTCGACATGCCCGGCGCCGACTACCAGCTCACCAAGATGCTCGGCCTCCGCCCCTCCGTCAAGCGCCTCATGATGTACCAGCAGGGCTGCTTCGCCGGCGGCACCGTGCTCCGCCTCGCCAAGGACCTCGCCGAGAACAACCGCGGCGCGCGCGTGCTCGTCGTCTGCTCCGAGATCACCGCCGTCACCTTCCGCGGCCCGCACGAGTCCCACCTCGACTCCCTCGTCGGCCAGGCGCTCTTCGGCGATGGTGCGGCCGCGGTGATCATCGGCGCCGACCCCGACGTGTCCGTGGAGCGTCCCCTGTTCCAGCTCGTGTCCGCGAGCCAGACCATCCTGCCGGACTCGGAGGGCGCCATCGACGGCCACCTCCGGGAGGTCGGCCTCACCTTCCACCTGCTCAAGGACGTGCCCGGGctcatctccaagaacatcgagcgcGCCCTAGAGGAGGCCTTCAAGCCACTCGGCATCGACGACTGGAACTCCGTCTTCTGGATAGCGCACCCAGGCGGCCCGGCGATCCTTGACATGGTGGAGGCCAAGGTAAACCTCCACAAGGAGCGGATGCGCGCGACCAGGCATGTCCTCTCCGAATACGGCAACATGTCCAGTGCCTGCGTCCTCTTCATCATGGATGAGATGCGCAAGCGCTCCGCCGAGGATGGCCACGCCACAACCGGCGAGGGAATGGACTGGGGCGTCCTCTTCGGCTTCGGCCCCGGCCTCACGGTGGAGACCGTCGTCCTCCACAGCGTCCCCATCACCGCCGGGGCAACCGCATGA